One part of the Xiphophorus hellerii strain 12219 chromosome 17, Xiphophorus_hellerii-4.1, whole genome shotgun sequence genome encodes these proteins:
- the nup50 gene encoding nuclear pore complex protein Nup50: protein MAKRIADKELTDRNWDLEEEGEEAGTFSVASEDVLKSRAIKKAKRRNTGGESEGGGAFKGFKGFSMATSSTTPSSSLTAFSGFGGTGSFKGFGGLSNGTGSTASFGGFPSAAKAGVAFNGPSSAQPGTDIVAQQTNGSAPGPSPAPCSRSREYSRQLTALNQSVRDWISKHVNDNPLCDLNPIFRDYERHLASIERQYGAGAEETQQGDASTPPPPAPSSSSVALFSFSKTSTEDPGQKRSGSAPLPAGVSFNFGQKVDAPALGSLASKPSVPSFSFSSSSNQSSPFGAAGPSAALSFGGTKTSDAPAADDKEEESEEPPKPEVKEVKEDDAFYSKKCKLFYKKELEFKEKGVGTLHLKRTAEGKTQMIIRADTNLGNILLNILVPPTLPCSRVGKNNVMVVCVPNPPVDDKNPSVAVPLLIRVKTAEDADELHKTLEEKKR from the exons ATGGCGAAGAGGATCGCTGATAAGGAGCTGACAGACAGGAACTGGGacctggaggaggagggagaggag GCCGGGACGTTTTCTGTTGCGAGTGAGGATGTGTTGAAGAGCCGCGCCATAAAGAAAGCCAAACGCAGAAACACTGGAGGAGAG agcgAAGGGGGAGGAGCTTTCAAAGGGTTTAAAGGCTTCTCCATGGCAACATCCTCAACCACACCCTCCAGCAGCCTCACAGCGTTCTCCGGGTTCGGGGGTACCGGCAGCTTTAAAGGCTTCGGAGGCCTGAGCAACGGAACCGGCTCCACAGCTTCGTTTGGAGGATTCCCGTCTGCTGCAAAGGCCG GTGTGGCATTCAATGGGCCCTCCTCAGCCCAGCCCGGCACTGACATCGTGGCCCAGCAGACCAATGGCTCCGCCCCCGGCCCTAGCCCCGCCCCCTGCAGCCGCAGCAGGGAGTACAGCCGGCAGCTGACGGCGCTCAACCAGTCGGTGCGCGACTGGATCAGCAAGCATGTGAACGACAACCCGCTGTGCGACCTCAACCCCATCTTCAGAGACTACGAGCGCCACCTGGCCAGCATCGAGCGGCAGTACGGCGCCGGCGCCGAGGAGACGCAGCAGGGAGACGCCTCCActccccctcctcctgctccctcctcttcctcagtggCTCTGTTCTCCTTCAGTAAAACCTCGACAGAAGATCCGGGTCAGAAACGCTCCGGCTCGGCGCCGCTCCCTGCCGGCGTCTCCTTTAACTTCGGGCAGAAGGTGGACGCACCCGCCCTGGGGTCCTTGGCATCCAAACCATCCGTCCCcagcttctccttctcctcctcatcCAATCAGAGCTCCCCGTTCGGAGCAGCTGGACCCTCGGCTGCATTGTCCTTTGGCGGGACCAAAACTTCAGATGCCCCAGCTGCAG AcgacaaagaagaagaatcgGAGGAGCCTCCCAAACCAGAGGTCAAGGAGGTCAAAGAGGACGATGCCTTCTACTCTAAGAA GTGTAAGTTATTCTACAAGAAGGAGTTGGAGTTCAAAGAGAAAGGCGTGGGAACGCTGCACCTCAAACGCACCGCAGAGGGGAAGACCCAGATGATCATCAGAGCCGACACCAACCTGG GAAACATTCTGCTGAACATCCTTGTGCCGCCCACCCTGCCGTGCTCGCGGGTCGGGAAGAACAACGTCATGGTGGTCTGTGTGCCGAACCCGCCCGTCGACGACAAGAACCCGAGCGTGGCCGTCCCCCTGCTGATCCGAGTGAAGACCGCAGAGGACGCCGACGAGCTCCACAAGACGCTGGAGGAGAAGAAACGCTGA